The Nocardia sp. NBC_01503 sequence CCTGCAAATCCTTGTCGCCCAATGGGTTGGGGACGCCTGAATACCCGGGGCGGACCTGCCCTGCCGAGTGGACGGAGTAACCCGTCGAGTGGACGAAGTGCTGGGGTTGGGCCGGGATGACGGGGGATTGTGGCTGGTGCTGCGGCTTGCGTTCCTTGAATCACGGTTTCGGCGGGGAGTTCGCGCCTGCGCATAGGCTGTGTGCATGGCTGACGCGGTGGTGGTCGGATCGGGGCCCAATGGGCTTGCGGCGGCGGTGATCCTGGCTCGGGCGGGGCTCGGGGTCGAGGTCTACGAGGCCGCCGATGCCATCGGGGGCGGCTGTCGTACCGCGGAGGTCACGCTGCCCGGGTTCCGGCACGATCTCTGCGCGGGGGCGCATCCGATGGCGGTGGCCTCCCCGTTCTTCCGGGCCTTCGATCTGCGCGCGCACGGCGTGGAGCTGCTCACGCCGCAGGTGTCCTACGCGCATCCGCTCGACGGCGGCCGGGCCGGACTCGCATGGCGGGATCTGGAGCACACCGCCGACGGGCTCGGTCGCGACGGCGCGTCCTGGCGGCGGCTGTTCGGCCCGCTGGTGCGCAAATGGGAGGACCTGGTCGGGCTGATCATGTCGGATCTGCGGCATCCGCCCATCGATCCGACCGGACTGCTGCGTGTCGATCCGGGTATCGAACTGCGGACCGCGCGCCGCATGGTGGAGCTCTCGACCCGGCTGTGGGATCTGCGATTTCGCGAGGATATCGCACCCGCCCTGCTGACAGGTGTTGCCGCGCATGCGATTCGGCCGCCGCGCAGCCTTCCGGGCGCGGGCGTCAGCATGCTGCTGGGCACCCTGGCGCATGTGCGCGGCTGGCCGGTGCCGCGCGGCGGCAGCCAGGCCATCACCGATGCGCTCGTCGCCGATCTGCGCCGCCACGGCGGCCGCGTCATCACCGGTCACCGGGTGGACTCCATCGACGAATTCGATTCCGCGCGTGCGGTTCTGCTGGATCTGGCCCCGGCCGAACTCGAGCGTATCGCCGCCGATCGGTTGCCGGGCCGATATGCCAAGGCGCTGAACAGATTCCAGTATGGCGGCGCGGCCTGCAAGGTCGACTTCGCCCTCTCCGGTCCGGTCCCGTGGCAGGCGCGCGGTTGCGAACGCGCGGGCACCCTGCACCTGGTCGGCAGTCGAGCCGAAGCGGTAGCGGCCGAAAAGTCCGTCGCCGCGGGCGATCACGCCGAAAACCCGTTCGTCCTGGCTATCCAACCCGGTGTCGTCGACGACACCCGCGCCCCCGCGGGCAAGCACACCTTCTACACCTACGCCCACGTCCCCAACGGCTCCACCCGCGATATGACCGAGGCGATCACCGCCCAGGTCGAGCGCTTCGCCCCCGGCTTCCGCGATCTGATCCTGGCCACCCATGTCCGCACCGCCGCCACCATGCCCGCCCACAATGCCAACTACATCGGCGGCGATATCTCCGCGGGCGCGATGACCTTCCGTCAGACCGTCTTTCGCCCCGTCCCGCGCTGGAATCCCTACCGCACGCCCCTGCCCGGCGTCTACTTCTGCTCCTCGGCCACCCCGCCCGGTCCCGGTGTGCACGGGATGAACGGCCTGCACGCCGCCAGCCACGCTCTCCGCCGTGAATTCGGCATCGCCACCGACCCTCTCGACCTACTTGCTGTAACCGAATCGCACCCTCGATCTCATGGACTAGACTAGACTTAGTCATTTATCCTGGGGGAATGACCTCAGTGAATATCCACGAGGCCAAGACGCATCTGTCTCGGCTCCTTGAACGTGTCGCGAAAGGGGAGCGCATCGTGATTTCCAAGGCGGGAAAGCCGATCGCTGATCTGGTTCCGCACGGTGGTACACCGGTGACCTTCGGCGGTCTCAAAGGGCAACTAGCCTACGACGACAGTTCTTTCGGCATCGATCCCGACATCCAGCGGATGTTCTATGGGGATGATGCCGATGCTTCTG is a genomic window containing:
- a CDS encoding type II toxin-antitoxin system Phd/YefM family antitoxin codes for the protein MTSVNIHEAKTHLSRLLERVAKGERIVISKAGKPIADLVPHGGTPVTFGGLKGQLAYDDSSFGIDPDIQRMFYGDDADASA
- a CDS encoding phytoene desaturase family protein, translating into MADAVVVGSGPNGLAAAVILARAGLGVEVYEAADAIGGGCRTAEVTLPGFRHDLCAGAHPMAVASPFFRAFDLRAHGVELLTPQVSYAHPLDGGRAGLAWRDLEHTADGLGRDGASWRRLFGPLVRKWEDLVGLIMSDLRHPPIDPTGLLRVDPGIELRTARRMVELSTRLWDLRFREDIAPALLTGVAAHAIRPPRSLPGAGVSMLLGTLAHVRGWPVPRGGSQAITDALVADLRRHGGRVITGHRVDSIDEFDSARAVLLDLAPAELERIAADRLPGRYAKALNRFQYGGAACKVDFALSGPVPWQARGCERAGTLHLVGSRAEAVAAEKSVAAGDHAENPFVLAIQPGVVDDTRAPAGKHTFYTYAHVPNGSTRDMTEAITAQVERFAPGFRDLILATHVRTAATMPAHNANYIGGDISAGAMTFRQTVFRPVPRWNPYRTPLPGVYFCSSATPPGPGVHGMNGLHAASHALRREFGIATDPLDLLAVTESHPRSHGLD